TATTATTCATTAAATAATCTCATCATGATATTCAACTCAACTAATCACATTGCATAAAATTATGCATTGATGGTTTTTGATAAAGACGCAATTGAAATTTATATATCATAGAATTAATATGATCAAAGATTTCTCCTTGTATACGCTCATGTTCGACCCATGCTGTTAATGCAGTAAAACAATATATTTCTATAGGAATACCTTCAGATTTTTGTTCCATCATTCTAACCAACATAGGCATATCTTGTCGCAACTCATCATGACTTTTTAAAAAAGCAGTTATATAATATCTAAACAAAGATATATTCATAAAATGATCTTGATCTTTATGGTTTAATTCTAAATAATTAGATAATAAAGATATTTTCATTAATTCAGTAATTTCAACCTTATTCATAATTTTAATACTGGATATATCTATATATATAACCCTTTTTATTCTCCTCCCACCAGATTCAAACATTTGTCTATAATTACGATAACTTTCTGCAAATAATTTATAAGTAGGCACAGTAGTAACCGTATTATCCCAATTTTGGATCTTTACAGTGTGTAAAGCTATATCTCTAACATAACCATCAGCATTAGATTGAGGCATTTCAATCCAATCTCCTATCCTAAGCATATCATTTGTTGTTAATTGAGTGCCTGCTACTAAAGACAAGAGAGTATCTTTAAACACAAGTAAAAGAACAGCAGATAAAGCACCTAACCCAGAAATCATCCACAATGGAGAACGATTTATAAGAACAGATAATACCAAAACTATACCTATAACTATTAATAGTAGCTTACCTACCTGTATATACACTTTAATAGATCTAGCTCTAGCAGAATATATGCTTTGAATAACACTTAATAACCCGATAAGAGCAGCAAATATATAAATCCATATAATAGCACTAGCAAATCTAGAAATATATTCAGCTATATTTCCAATATGATAGACAAATTTAATTCCTTCAGAAATAACAAAAAAAGGCACAGAACGCAAGATGTTCTTATACACGTTGTATCTATATAATTCATGATGCCACTTTCCATAACCATCAATATTAATAACTTTATTTGTTAACCAAACTAATAAACGAGATATACCCCATTGCACTACAAATGAAATAATAATTAAACAAAATAAACATGAAATTATTTTAATTAATCCTAATGTAGGAATATAAAACTCAATCATTCTAATTATCTCATCAAGCTTCATTTAAAATCCCCAAGTTTTATATATTACATTATTAATTTTACATTATGGTAAGTCAGTGCAAATTCCCAGGGCTACTTCTGAAGACATGCCTATAGATTCTGATAGGGTTGGATGAGGATGAATAGTTTTTGCTATATCAAACATATCTGATCCCATTTCGATGGCAAGAGCTATTTCTCCAATTAAGTCACCAGCATGAGATCCTACAATACCACCACCAATAATTCTTTTGCTATCAACATCAAATATAAGTTTAGTAAACCCATTTTCACTATTAGTTGCAATAGCTTTCCCTGAAGCACTCCATGGAAATAATCCTATTTTTATATTCATTTCGCTCTTCTTTGCTTCAAGTTCAGTAATACCTACCCAAGCAATCTCTGGACTAGTATAAGCCACTGATGGGATAACAGCTGCATCAAAAAAAGATTTTTCTCCATGTATAACTTCAGCTGCGACATGAGCTTCATGAACAGCCTTGTGGGCAAGCATCGGATTGCCATTTACATCACCAATTGCAAATATATTTGCAATATTTGTTCTCATCTGTTGATCTACTTTAATAAAACCATCATGACTTAACACAATACCAATTTTATCTAAATTAATTTTATCAACATTAGGTTTGCGACCTATAGCCTGTAGAACCATATCATAACATTGAGGTATATTTGGAGCATTTTTCCCCTCAAAACTAACATACACACCATCATTTCTAGACTCAGCACCAATAACTTTGGTTTCTAACATTATGTTATTAAAACGATTTTCATTAGATTTAGACCACGTTTTAACTAAATCACGATCAGCACCAGAAATTAAATTATTAGATACTTCTACTATATCTATTTCAGAACCTAAAGCAGAATATATTGTTCCCATTTCTAAACTTATAATACCTCCACCTATTAATAACATTTTTTTAGGTATCATAGGTAATTTTAAAGCTCCTGTTGAATCAACAATTCTATCGTCTATAGGTAAGAAAGGTAGATGTACAGCATGACTTCCTGTCGCTATGATAGCATTTTTAAAGTTAACGATTTTAGATAAGTTGTTATTAGATTTTACAGACAGACTATTTCTGTCCAAAAACTTAGCAAACCCATTAATAACTCTAACTTTTCGCGCTTTAGCCATACTACTTAGACCATTGGTCAATTTAGACACTGTAGAGTCAACAGAATTCCTTAATTTATTCAAATCTATATTAGGCTTCTCTTGATATTCTATTCCACAATCAAAAGATTTTTTCACTCTTTCAATAATAGATACGTCATGTAATAAAGCCTTGGTTGGAATGCATCCAACATTTAAACAAACACCTCCTAATTTAGGATGTTCTTCTATTAGAATAGTATCCAATCCTAGATCTGCTGCACGAAAAGCAGCAGAATATCCTCCAGGACCAGACCCTATAATAACAACTTGGCAATTAACAACATCACAATCTATATCATGTTTTAAGTCTGGACTTGAATTTGAACTTGCATCTACACCTAAATCACTAGTTTTTAGCTCTACTATAATACTTCCTGCTGATATGC
The sequence above is drawn from the Candidatus Kinetoplastibacterium crithidii (ex Angomonas deanei ATCC 30255) genome and encodes:
- a CDS encoding mechanosensitive ion channel family protein, which translates into the protein MKLDEIIRMIEFYIPTLGLIKIISCLFCLIIISFVVQWGISRLLVWLTNKVINIDGYGKWHHELYRYNVYKNILRSVPFFVISEGIKFVYHIGNIAEYISRFASAIIWIYIFAALIGLLSVIQSIYSARARSIKVYIQVGKLLLIVIGIVLVLSVLINRSPLWMISGLGALSAVLLLVFKDTLLSLVAGTQLTTNDMLRIGDWIEMPQSNADGYVRDIALHTVKIQNWDNTVTTVPTYKLFAESYRNYRQMFESGGRRIKRVIYIDISSIKIMNKVEITELMKISLLSNYLELNHKDQDHFMNISLFRYYITAFLKSHDELRQDMPMLVRMMEQKSEGIPIEIYCFTALTAWVEHERIQGEIFDHINSMIYKFQLRLYQKPSMHNFMQCD
- the lpdA gene encoding dihydrolipoyl dehydrogenase, with product MINNVYKVVVPDIGDIKEAKIVEILVSNGDLVKKEQSLITVESEKSVMDIPSNIEGEIVNICVKVGDSISAGSIIVELKTSDLGVDASSNSSPDLKHDIDCDVVNCQVVIIGSGPGGYSAAFRAADLGLDTILIEEHPKLGGVCLNVGCIPTKALLHDVSIIERVKKSFDCGIEYQEKPNIDLNKLRNSVDSTVSKLTNGLSSMAKARKVRVINGFAKFLDRNSLSVKSNNNLSKIVNFKNAIIATGSHAVHLPFLPIDDRIVDSTGALKLPMIPKKMLLIGGGIISLEMGTIYSALGSEIDIVEVSNNLISGADRDLVKTWSKSNENRFNNIMLETKVIGAESRNDGVYVSFEGKNAPNIPQCYDMVLQAIGRKPNVDKINLDKIGIVLSHDGFIKVDQQMRTNIANIFAIGDVNGNPMLAHKAVHEAHVAAEVIHGEKSFFDAAVIPSVAYTSPEIAWVGITELEAKKSEMNIKIGLFPWSASGKAIATNSENGFTKLIFDVDSKRIIGGGIVGSHAGDLIGEIALAIEMGSDMFDIAKTIHPHPTLSESIGMSSEVALGICTDLP